The following proteins are co-located in the Triticum aestivum cultivar Chinese Spring chromosome 1A, IWGSC CS RefSeq v2.1, whole genome shotgun sequence genome:
- the LOC123191510 gene encoding factor of DNA methylation 1: MDYTSDGDSELEAYGSDTYALLLSGDIKVMHDGSSYKCPFCSVGNGDYNIHELLQHALSVGAAHDQEAKQKVDHRALAKHLKDEPAKSHSPLLRPIIMDPQPPQHKRDELFVWPWMGIIVNMPSEYVGKSANRLKEHFSCFHPVKAHHVYSKGFPTGNAIVEFGKDFGGFRNARIFENQFEKNGYGKMGWQEKERRGSEPFGWIARADDYNAPGAIGDFLRKNGDLKTVDGVENEEKNKNEKLVASLSSKVIEKNMHLEALECEYQERTVSLQRMMEQREHQLQSYSQELQKMRQCSVEHTQKIVDENKKLRFDLQSMTHELDARSKELDELAAQTDCDRRKLELEKQRNATKSNHLMLAEMEYQKANENVRKLLEQQQKEKETALNNAKKLEEQFHVKHNLQLEIKHLTGKLQVIKLTPGNETSETGKRIAELTEELQDKIDEMEYTENYNQGLILQEKKAAVELQEARKFVLDALQDLGGQTSDKAHVGIRMMGELDSKAFLNVCRKYFPNDDAEVESVKICSKWQNEIKNPEWRPFNGKESEVINEDDMKLKELKEVYGEEAYAAVVTALMELNGSGSGSRVPFPELWNQREGRKAKSKEAVQHAIKLFKASKRRR, from the exons ATGGACTATACATCGGATGGAGACTCAGAGCTTGAAGCTTATGGTTCTGACACTTATGCACTTCTGCTATCAGGAGATATAAAAGTGATGCATGATGGGAGTTCATACAAGTGCCCCTTTTGTTCGGTTGGAAATGGTGACTATAACATACATGAATTACTGCAGCATGCCTTGAGTGTGGGGGCTGCCCATGACCAGGAAGCAAAACAGAAGGTAGACCATCGAGCCCTTGCCAAGCATTTGAAGGATGAACCAGCTAAATCACATAGTCCACTGCTGAGGCCAATCATTATGGATCCACAGCCTCCTCAACATAAAAGGGATGAGCTGTTTGTCTGGCCCTGGATGGGTATCATAGTCAATATGCCTTCTGAATATGTTGGAAAAAGTGCAAACCGGCTGAAGGAGCATTTCTCCTGTTTTCATCCAGTTAAAGCACATCATGTGTACAGTAAAGGTTTTCCTACAGGTAATGCTATTGTTGAGTTTGGCAAGGACTTTGGTGGGTTTAGGAATGCACGAATATTTGAGAATCAGTTTGAGAAGAATGGGTATGGGAAAATGGGCTGGCAGGAAAAAGAGCGCAGAGGGTCAGAGCCTTTTGGATGGATCGCTAGGGCAGATGATTACAATGCTCCAGGGGCAATAGGGGACTTTCTAAGGAAAAATGGCGATCTGAAGACGGTTGACGGCGTTGAGaatgaagaaaaaaataaaaatgagaaaCTTGTGGCCAGTTTATCTTCTAAGGTTATTGAAAAGAATATGCATTTAGAAGCACTTGAATGTGAGTATCAGGAGAGAACTGTGTCATTGCAAAGGATGATGGAACAGAGGGAACATCAGCTCCAGTCATACAGCCAAG AACTCCAAAAGATGCGACAGTGCTCTGTCGAACATACACAAAAGATTGTTGACGAGAACAAGAAGCTGCGCTTTGATCTTCAGTCTATGACGCATGAGCTTGATGCAAGGTCCAAAGAACTTGATGAGTTGGCTGCACAGACTGATTGCGATAGAAGGAAGCTTGAACTGGAGAAGCAAAGG AATGCGACAAAGTCCAATCATCTTATGCTGGCAGAAATGGAGTATCAGAAAGCTAATGAGAATGTTCGCAAGCTTCTCGAACAACAACAG AAAGAGAAAGAAACTGCTTTAAACAATGCTAAGAAGTTGGAGGAACAGTTTCATGTGAAGCACAATCTTCAACTAGAAATAAAGCACCTGACAGGAAAATTGCAAGTGATAAAGCTCACACCAGGCAATGAAACTTCAGAAACAGGGAAAAGAATAGCTGAACTGACAGAGGAGCTGCAAGATAAGATCGATGAGATGGAATATACAGAAAACTACAACCAAGGTCTGATCTTGCAAGAAAAAAAGGCTGCTGTTGAGTTGCAAGAAGCTCGGAAATTTGTGTTAGAT GCTCTACAGGACTTGGGTGGTCAGACCAGTGACAAAGCACACGTAGGCATCAGGATGATGGGTGAGCTTGACTCAAAGGCATTTTTAAATGTGTGCAGGAAATATTTTCCAAACGATGATGCGGAAGTTGAAAGTGTTAAGATTTGTTCAAAGTGGCAGAACGAAATTAAAAATCCAGAATGGCGTCCTTTTAATGGAAAAGAATCG GAAGTGATCAATGAGGATGACATGAAGCTCAAGGAGCTGAAAGAGGTGTACGGCGAGGAAGCATatgctgcggtggtgacggcgctGATGGAGCTGAATGGCAGCGGCAGCGGGAGCAGGGTTCCTTTCCCGGAGCTATGGAACCAGAGGGAGGGGAGGAAAGCAAAATCCAAGGAAGCGGTCCAGCATGCCATCAAGCTGTTCAAGGCGAGCAAGAGACGGCGTTGA